The following coding sequences are from one Lolium rigidum isolate FL_2022 chromosome 6, APGP_CSIRO_Lrig_0.1, whole genome shotgun sequence window:
- the LOC124667953 gene encoding glutathione transferase GST 23-like: MSEPAVKLIGCFASPFVHRAEVALRLKGVPYELIEEDLSNKSDFLLKHNPVHQKVPVLLHGDRPAICESLVIVEYVDEVFDGQQLLPSEPLARAAARFWATFVDKQFRESWIAMFSSDGEAQVVAARDVKANLTLIEGQLPEGKRFFGGDSVGYLDIVLGGIAHWMEMFEEIAGVPLLAEEEHPALCRWARAYTADEIVRQCLPDRDRLLAALTPKRDTFVSIAKAMATQK, encoded by the exons ATGTCTGAACCGGCGGTGAAGCTCATCGGCTGCTTCGCCAGCCCGTTCGTGCACCGTGCCGAGGTGGCCCTGCGTCTCAAGGGAGTCCCCTACGAGCTCATCGAAGAAGACCTCAGCAACAAGAGCGACTTCTTGCTGAAGCACAACCCGGTACACCAGAAGGTGCCCGTGCTCCTCCACGGCGACCGGCCGGCCATCTGCGAGTCGCTGGTAATCGTGGAGTACGTCGACGAGGTCTTTGATGGGCAACAGCTCCTCCCTTCTGAACccctcgcccgcgccgccgcccggttCTGGGCCACCTTCGTGGACAAGCAG TTCAGGGAGTCCTGGATCGCTATGTTTTCGTCGGACGGCGAGGCTCAGGTGGTGGCTGCGAGGGATGTGAAGGCGAACCTGACTCTCATCGAGGGGCAGCTGCCGGAGGGGAAAAGGTTCTTCGGAGGCGACTccgtcggctacctcgacatagtCCTCGGCGGGATCGCGCACTGGATGGAGATGTTCGAGGAGATCGCCGGGGTGCCGCTGCTGGCAGAGGAAGAGCACCCGGCGCTGTGCCGGTGGGCGAGGGCGTACACTGCGGACGAGATCGTGAGGCAGTGCCTGCCGGACAGGGACCGCCTACTTGCTGCCTTGACGCCGAAGAGAGACACGTTCGTGTCCATTGCCAAGGCAATGGCTACACAAAAGTAG